Proteins from one Vicugna pacos chromosome 25, VicPac4, whole genome shotgun sequence genomic window:
- the LOC102532708 gene encoding cytochrome P450 11B1, mitochondrial isoform X2, with the protein MAFWAKTAVWRAGPWLSLHRACTLGTRAAQAPKKVLPFEAIPQCPGNKWMRALQIWREHGSENMHLDMHQTFQELGPIFRYDVGGRRMVFVMLPEDVARLQQAESFHPQRMLVEPWLAYRQHRGLKRGVFLLNGPKWRSDRLQLNPDVLSLQAVQKFAPLVDGVARDFSQTLKARVVQNARGSLTLDIKPSIFCYTIEASNLVLYGERLGLLGHNPNADSLNFISALEAMFKSTVQLMFLPRSLSRWTSTSIWKEHFEAWDCIFQYANKAIQRLYQELTLGRPWRYSGVVAELLMHADMTLDAIKANSIDLTAGSVDTTAFPLLMTLFELARNPDVQQAVRQESLVAEARISENPQRATTELPLLRAALRETLRLYPVGITVERRVSSDLVLQNYHIPAGVLLYSLGRNAAVFARPERYHPQRWLDHQDSGVRFPHLAFGFGVRQCLGRRLAEVEMLLLMHHVLKNFLVESLVQEDIKMVYRFILMPSTLPLLTFRAIN; encoded by the exons ATGGCGTTCTGGGCAAAGACCGCAGTGTGGAGGGCAGGGCCTTGGCTGTCCCTGCACAGGGCATGCACACTGGGTACCAGAGCTGCTCAGGCCCCCAAGAAGGTGCTGCCCTTCGAAGCCATACCCCAGTGTCCTGGCAACAAGTGGATGCGGGCGCTGCAGATCTGGAGGGAGCACGGCTCTGAGAACATGCACCTGGACATGCATCAGACCTTCCAGGAGCTGGGACCCATTTTCAG GTATGACGTGGGAGGGAGGCGCATGGTATTCGTGATGCTGCCCGAAGACGTGGCGAGGCTGCAGCAGGCGGAGAGCTTTCACCCTCAGCGGATGCTCGTGGAGCCCTGGCTGGCCTACCGACAGCACCGCGGCCTCAAACGTGGAGTGTTCTTGCT AAACGGGCCCAAGTGGCGCTCCGACCGGCTGCAGCTGAATCCGGACGTGCTGTCACTGCAGGCCGTGCAGAAGTTCGCACCCCTGGTGGACGGGGTGGCCAGGGATTTCTCCCAAACCCTGAAGGCGAGGGTGGTACAGAACGCCCGGGGGAGCCTGACCCTGGACATCAAGCCCAGCATCTTCTGCTACACCATCGAAG CCAGCAACTTAGTCCTTTATGGAGAGCGGCTGGGCCTCCTCGGCCACAACCCAAATGCTGACAGCCTGAACTTCATCAGCGCGCTGGAGGCCATGTTCAAGTCCACAGTGCAGCTCATGTTCCTGCCCAGGAGCCTGTCACGCTGGACAAGCACCAGCATATGGAAGGAGCACTTCGAGGCCTGGGACTGTATCTTCCAGTATG CCAACAAAGCCATCCAGAGACTCTATCAGGAGCTGACCCTTGGCCGCCCGTGGCGCTACAGTGGCGTTGTGGCAGAGCTGCTCATGCATGCAGACATGACCCTGGATGCCATCAAGGCCAACTCCATCGACCTCACTGCCGGGAGCGTGGACACG ACAGCCTTTCCCTTGTTGATGACTCTCTTTGAGCTGGCTCGAAACCCGGATGTGCAGCAGGCCGTTCGCCAGGAGAGCCTGGTGGCTGAGGCCAGGATCTCTGAAAATCCCCAGAGGGCAACCACGGAACTGCCACTGCTAAGGGCCGCCCTCAGGGAGACCCTGAG GCTGTACCCCGTGGGTATCACCGTGGAGCGACGGGTGAGCTCAGACTTGGTGCTGCAGAACTACCACATCCCGGCTGGG GTGCTACTCTACTCCCTGGGTCGAAATGCCGCCGTGTTCGCCAGGCCCGAGCGCTACCATCCCCAGCGCTGGCTGGACCACCAGGACTCTGGCGTCAGGTTCCCGCACCTGGCCTTTGGCTTTGGTGTGCGCCAGTGCCTGGGGCGGCGCCTGGCAGAGGTGGAGATGCTGCTCCTGATGCACCAC GTGCTGAAAAACTTCCTGGTGGAGTCACTGGTGCAAGAGGACATCAAGATGGTCTACCGCTTCATACTGATGCCCTCCACCCTCCCACTCCTTACCTTCCGGGCCATCAACTAG
- the LOC102532708 gene encoding cytochrome P450 11B1, mitochondrial isoform X3: MAFWAKTAVWRAGPWLSLHRACTLGTRAAQAPKKVLPFEAIPQCPGNKWMRALQIWREHGSENMHLDMHQTFQELGPIFRYDVGGRRMVFVMLPEDVARLQQAESFHPQRMLVEPWLAYRQHRGLKRGVFLLNGPKWRSDRLQLNPDVLSLQAVQKFAPLVDGVARDFSQTLKARVVQNARGSLTLDIKPSIFCYTIEASNLVLYGERLGLLGHNPNADSLNFISALEAMFKSTVQLMFLPRSLSRWTSTSIWKEHFEAWDCIFQYANKAIQRLYQELTLGRPWRYSGVVAELLMHADMTLDAIKANSIDLTAGSVDTTAFPLLMTLFELARNPDVQQAVRQESLVAEARISENPQRATTELPLLRAALRETLRLYPVGITVERRVSSDLVLQNYHIPAGVLKNFLVESLVQEDIKMVYRFILMPSTLPLLTFRAIN, encoded by the exons ATGGCGTTCTGGGCAAAGACCGCAGTGTGGAGGGCAGGGCCTTGGCTGTCCCTGCACAGGGCATGCACACTGGGTACCAGAGCTGCTCAGGCCCCCAAGAAGGTGCTGCCCTTCGAAGCCATACCCCAGTGTCCTGGCAACAAGTGGATGCGGGCGCTGCAGATCTGGAGGGAGCACGGCTCTGAGAACATGCACCTGGACATGCATCAGACCTTCCAGGAGCTGGGACCCATTTTCAG GTATGACGTGGGAGGGAGGCGCATGGTATTCGTGATGCTGCCCGAAGACGTGGCGAGGCTGCAGCAGGCGGAGAGCTTTCACCCTCAGCGGATGCTCGTGGAGCCCTGGCTGGCCTACCGACAGCACCGCGGCCTCAAACGTGGAGTGTTCTTGCT AAACGGGCCCAAGTGGCGCTCCGACCGGCTGCAGCTGAATCCGGACGTGCTGTCACTGCAGGCCGTGCAGAAGTTCGCACCCCTGGTGGACGGGGTGGCCAGGGATTTCTCCCAAACCCTGAAGGCGAGGGTGGTACAGAACGCCCGGGGGAGCCTGACCCTGGACATCAAGCCCAGCATCTTCTGCTACACCATCGAAG CCAGCAACTTAGTCCTTTATGGAGAGCGGCTGGGCCTCCTCGGCCACAACCCAAATGCTGACAGCCTGAACTTCATCAGCGCGCTGGAGGCCATGTTCAAGTCCACAGTGCAGCTCATGTTCCTGCCCAGGAGCCTGTCACGCTGGACAAGCACCAGCATATGGAAGGAGCACTTCGAGGCCTGGGACTGTATCTTCCAGTATG CCAACAAAGCCATCCAGAGACTCTATCAGGAGCTGACCCTTGGCCGCCCGTGGCGCTACAGTGGCGTTGTGGCAGAGCTGCTCATGCATGCAGACATGACCCTGGATGCCATCAAGGCCAACTCCATCGACCTCACTGCCGGGAGCGTGGACACG ACAGCCTTTCCCTTGTTGATGACTCTCTTTGAGCTGGCTCGAAACCCGGATGTGCAGCAGGCCGTTCGCCAGGAGAGCCTGGTGGCTGAGGCCAGGATCTCTGAAAATCCCCAGAGGGCAACCACGGAACTGCCACTGCTAAGGGCCGCCCTCAGGGAGACCCTGAG GCTGTACCCCGTGGGTATCACCGTGGAGCGACGGGTGAGCTCAGACTTGGTGCTGCAGAACTACCACATCCCGGCTGGG GTGCTGAAAAACTTCCTGGTGGAGTCACTGGTGCAAGAGGACATCAAGATGGTCTACCGCTTCATACTGATGCCCTCCACCCTCCCACTCCTTACCTTCCGGGCCATCAACTAG
- the LOC102532708 gene encoding cytochrome P450 11B1, mitochondrial isoform X1, whose amino-acid sequence MAFWAKTAVWRAGPWLSLHRACTLGTRAAQAPKKVLPFEAIPQCPGNKWMRALQIWREHGSENMHLDMHQTFQELGPIFRYDVGGRRMVFVMLPEDVARLQQAESFHPQRMLVEPWLAYRQHRGLKRGVFLLNGPKWRSDRLQLNPDVLSLQAVQKFAPLVDGVARDFSQTLKARVVQNARGSLTLDIKPSIFCYTIEASNLVLYGERLGLLGHNPNADSLNFISALEAMFKSTVQLMFLPRSLSRWTSTSIWKEHFEAWDCIFQYANKAIQRLYQELTLGRPWRYSGVVAELLMHADMTLDAIKANSIDLTAGSVDTTAFPLLMTLFELARNPDVQQAVRQESLVAEARISENPQRATTELPLLRAALRETLRLYPVGITVERRVSSDLVLQNYHIPAGTLVKVLLYSLGRNAAVFARPERYHPQRWLDHQDSGVRFPHLAFGFGVRQCLGRRLAEVEMLLLMHHVLKNFLVESLVQEDIKMVYRFILMPSTLPLLTFRAIN is encoded by the exons ATGGCGTTCTGGGCAAAGACCGCAGTGTGGAGGGCAGGGCCTTGGCTGTCCCTGCACAGGGCATGCACACTGGGTACCAGAGCTGCTCAGGCCCCCAAGAAGGTGCTGCCCTTCGAAGCCATACCCCAGTGTCCTGGCAACAAGTGGATGCGGGCGCTGCAGATCTGGAGGGAGCACGGCTCTGAGAACATGCACCTGGACATGCATCAGACCTTCCAGGAGCTGGGACCCATTTTCAG GTATGACGTGGGAGGGAGGCGCATGGTATTCGTGATGCTGCCCGAAGACGTGGCGAGGCTGCAGCAGGCGGAGAGCTTTCACCCTCAGCGGATGCTCGTGGAGCCCTGGCTGGCCTACCGACAGCACCGCGGCCTCAAACGTGGAGTGTTCTTGCT AAACGGGCCCAAGTGGCGCTCCGACCGGCTGCAGCTGAATCCGGACGTGCTGTCACTGCAGGCCGTGCAGAAGTTCGCACCCCTGGTGGACGGGGTGGCCAGGGATTTCTCCCAAACCCTGAAGGCGAGGGTGGTACAGAACGCCCGGGGGAGCCTGACCCTGGACATCAAGCCCAGCATCTTCTGCTACACCATCGAAG CCAGCAACTTAGTCCTTTATGGAGAGCGGCTGGGCCTCCTCGGCCACAACCCAAATGCTGACAGCCTGAACTTCATCAGCGCGCTGGAGGCCATGTTCAAGTCCACAGTGCAGCTCATGTTCCTGCCCAGGAGCCTGTCACGCTGGACAAGCACCAGCATATGGAAGGAGCACTTCGAGGCCTGGGACTGTATCTTCCAGTATG CCAACAAAGCCATCCAGAGACTCTATCAGGAGCTGACCCTTGGCCGCCCGTGGCGCTACAGTGGCGTTGTGGCAGAGCTGCTCATGCATGCAGACATGACCCTGGATGCCATCAAGGCCAACTCCATCGACCTCACTGCCGGGAGCGTGGACACG ACAGCCTTTCCCTTGTTGATGACTCTCTTTGAGCTGGCTCGAAACCCGGATGTGCAGCAGGCCGTTCGCCAGGAGAGCCTGGTGGCTGAGGCCAGGATCTCTGAAAATCCCCAGAGGGCAACCACGGAACTGCCACTGCTAAGGGCCGCCCTCAGGGAGACCCTGAG GCTGTACCCCGTGGGTATCACCGTGGAGCGACGGGTGAGCTCAGACTTGGTGCTGCAGAACTACCACATCCCGGCTGGG ACTTTGGTGAAGGTGCTACTCTACTCCCTGGGTCGAAATGCCGCCGTGTTCGCCAGGCCCGAGCGCTACCATCCCCAGCGCTGGCTGGACCACCAGGACTCTGGCGTCAGGTTCCCGCACCTGGCCTTTGGCTTTGGTGTGCGCCAGTGCCTGGGGCGGCGCCTGGCAGAGGTGGAGATGCTGCTCCTGATGCACCAC GTGCTGAAAAACTTCCTGGTGGAGTCACTGGTGCAAGAGGACATCAAGATGGTCTACCGCTTCATACTGATGCCCTCCACCCTCCCACTCCTTACCTTCCGGGCCATCAACTAG